In Bacillota bacterium, the genomic stretch GCTACGATCTCCGCCTCGCCGGCCAGAGCCTGAGCCCCTCGGGAACGCCCGTGTGGGTCGTGGAGGGACAGCGGCCGGCCGGGGGCAAGGGTGCCCGGTTCGTGCGGTTCTGGGTGGAGCGCCCCACCGGCCTCGTCACCCACCTCGAACTGGCCTACTGGTGGGGCCGCCTGACCATCGACCAGACATACCAGCGGGTCGGCCCCCACACGGTGCTCGACCAGCAAGCCGTCCGGATCGACCCCCTGGGCATCCGGGTGCAGGTCCTCTACCGGGAATACGATTTCGAGGGGCGCTGACGCAAAACCCCATCGGCGTCCCGCTCCCGCCTCCAAGAGGATCGGGCGGGACCGGATAGAAAGCGGTTGCGTGGGGCTCATGAAAGTGGCCCGCGGGAAGGAGTCGACCTGCTTCATGTCACGGCGCGTCGGGGTTTTGACAGGTAGCAGCAACTCAAGCGGCATCCAGGCTTTTCTCTGGCGCCTGACGCAGCAGCTCGAGAGCCGGGGCGTCGAGGCGGTGGGGTTCGAGGAAGGGTGGCGCGGGGTGGTGGAGGGCCGGTACCGCGCGCTCCGTTCCGAGGAGCTGCGTCCCCTGGTCTTCCAGGCCGGCTCATCCCTTCTCACCTCCCGCACGGACCCGTTGAAGGACGGCACGCTCAGCCGGGCCCTTGACCGCCTGGCCGAAGCCCGGGTGGACGCGCTGGTGGCGGTTGGCGGGACCGAGACGCTGGCTGCCGCAGCCGCCGCTTCCCGCATGGGGGTGCGGGTCGTCGGGGTTCCCCAGGCGGTGGAGAACGACGTGATCGGCACCGAATCGTGCATCGGCTTTCCCACGGCGGCGCAGAGGGGCGTCGAGATGGTTTGCGCGGCGCTCTCTTCGACCTGGCCGGACGGGTGCAACCTGGTGGTGGAAGTGCCGGGCCGGCAGGCGGGGTGGCTTGCGCTCAGGATCGGAGTGGACACCTTCGCCGATGCGGTGCTGATCCCCGAGCTTCCGGCGGAGCCGGACAGTGTCGCCGGGCTCGTGAAAGAGAGCGCCGCTTCCGGGCGGCGTGCCGCCCTCGTGGTGGTGGCCGAAGGCGTACCCCTCGGCGAGACGGCGGGCGCTGCTGGAGCCGGGGTTGGCCATGCGCTCGCCGGCTACCTCCGGGAAGAGACGGGCCGGGACGTGCGCGTCCAGGTTCTCGGCGACGCGCTGCGAGGCGGGCCGCCCTCTGAGCGCGACCTCTGGCACGCCAACCTCTTCGCCGACCGGGTGGCCGAACTCATCGAAGCCGGGCGCTGCGGAGTCATGGCCGGCCTGCAGGGCGGCCGCATCGTGGAGGTGCCGCTGGAGAGGGCAGCTGGCGGGGTGCGCCAGGTCACGCCGGAGTGGCTGGAGTTTGCCCGGAAGGCGGTGGGCGCCCGGTGACGGCCATTCTGTTCGATGTCGGCGACACCCTGGTCGGTTTCCCGGTGGCTTCGTGGGACGAGGTGGACCGCGCCAGCATCCAGGCCCTGCACGCGGCGCTCCGCCGGCCGCTTGCGGACGGCACCCGCCTGGACGGCACGCTGCCAGGCCAGTCCGAGCT encodes the following:
- a CDS encoding 6-phosphofructokinase — protein: MSRRVGVLTGSSNSSGIQAFLWRLTQQLESRGVEAVGFEEGWRGVVEGRYRALRSEELRPLVFQAGSSLLTSRTDPLKDGTLSRALDRLAEARVDALVAVGGTETLAAAAAASRMGVRVVGVPQAVENDVIGTESCIGFPTAAQRGVEMVCAALSSTWPDGCNLVVEVPGRQAGWLALRIGVDTFADAVLIPELPAEPDSVAGLVKESAASGRRAALVVVAEGVPLGETAGAAGAGVGHALAGYLREETGRDVRVQVLGDALRGGPPSERDLWHANLFADRVAELIEAGRCGVMAGLQGGRIVEVPLERAAGGVRQVTPEWLEFARKAVGAR